From Zonotrichia albicollis isolate bZonAlb1 unplaced genomic scaffold, bZonAlb1.hap1 Scaffold_257, whole genome shotgun sequence, the proteins below share one genomic window:
- the LOC102067887 gene encoding uncharacterized protein LOC102067887, whose protein sequence is MPRDTDAEQELSMESREDKCPRQNLVEEAVLSGSTAQEANGEEKPRRCRTRRGCKRSRRGCEGERASLAREGGRRWSQSSELVLHEQLHDGEKPHTCGECGKSFRWNSHLIEHQRTHTGERLYECGECGKSFRQSSNLIMHQRIHTGERPYKCGECGKRFSQSSHLIMHQRTHTGERPYECSKCGKRFQISSHLIRHYHSHTEERPFQCPDCGKGFRDNSTLVTHRRIHTGVRPYECPQCGKSFSSSSQLTKYQRSHR, encoded by the exons atgccccggGACACTGATGCAG agcaggagctgagcatggagagcagggaggacaaatgcccacggcagaacctggtggaagaggccgttttgagcggctccacggcgcaggaagccaacggggaggaaaagccccggagatgccgcacgaggaggggctgcaaacgcagccggcggggatgtgagggggaaagagccagcctggcccgggaaggcggccggagatggagccagagctcggagctggtgctccatgagcagctccatgatggggagaagccccacacgtgtggggagtgtgggaagagcttcaggtggaactccCACCTGATtgagcaccagaggacccacactggggaacggctctacgagtgtggggagtgtgggaagagcttcaggcagagctccaACCTGATCatgcaccagaggatccacactggggagaggccctacaagtgtggggagtgtgggaagaggttctCACAGAGCTCCCACCTGATCatgcaccagaggacccacactggggagaggccctatgagtgttccaagtgtgggaagaggtttcagatcAGCTCCCATCTCATCAGGCACTATCACAGTCAcactgaggagaggcccttccaatgccccgactgcgggaagggattcagggacaactccaccctcgtcacccacaggcgcatccacaccggagtgaggccctacgagtgtccccagtgtgggaagagcttctccagcagctctcagtTGACCAAATACCAACGGAGTCACCGGTGA